GTCATTCAGATCGACGAACATGATCCCCATGCCGATTCCCTGCTGACAATACTTGACCTCCGCCTTGACCGTTATCTTCTCCTCTTTGATCGGAATAGAGACCTCTATGACATCGCCCTGCACGAAATACTGAATCGCCGACACAAAAAGACCGCCTTCACTGATATCAGTACTGGTACACGACTTCTGACCATCTATGAGCATATCCTCTCTAAAAGGAACTCTCTCGTGTTTTCTCCGTATTTTATATTCCCGTGGATCCATGAATGTTATTATACCAGACGCCGGGCATCCTTTCGGTAGACTCTTCAAAGCAGAGAATATCCTGGCGTATCGCTCAGCCCCGTATGCGTCCCCGCTTAATCGCATCGGCAACCCTCACGACCTTTGAGATCTCTTTTACGTCATGAACCCTCACAATGTCGGCGCCGTTAAGGATGGAGATAGCCACCGCCGCTGCGGTTCCTTCGATGCGGTCTGAGGCCGGTGCGTCTCCGAGTATCTTCCCGATGAAGGCCTTTCTCGATGGGCCGACAAGGATCGGCCTCTGTAACCCGGTAAACTCCTGAAGGTTCTTCAATATCTCGAGATTCTCGTCGAATGTCTTACCG
This region of Thermodesulfovibrionales bacterium genomic DNA includes:
- a CDS encoding PilZ domain-containing protein, whose amino-acid sequence is MDPREYKIRRKHERVPFREDMLIDGQKSCTSTDISEGGLFVSAIQYFVQGDVIEVSIPIKEEKITVKAEVKYCQQGIGMGIMFVDLNDEQKAKLRELIESIAGKAD
- the folP gene encoding dihydropteroate synthase, whose protein sequence is SMVNDISGLRFDAEMPKVVARHEVPVVIMHIKGTPRDMQKNPVYEALIPEIIDYLRAGIRLAMGAGVKEERIILDPGIGFGKTFDENLEILKNLQEFTGLQRPILVGPSRKAFIGKILGDAPASDRIEGTAAAVAISILNGADIVRVHDVKEISKVVRVADAIKRGRIRG